TCTTTTCGCTTTCTTCTTTATAAGGAAGAAATGCGGTGTTGCTCTCTCAAGCGACCAATCTATCATAACATCTTTCAAAATATTATGTCAAATACTTTTTTGAAAAAGTTTTTGATGAGATTTTGTTTGGCGCTCCAAAAGCGACGCTTATTAATTTACCATCGTTTTTAAGGTTGGTCAATGCTTTTTTACAAAGAAATTTTAAAAAGGTTATTTCTTTTATAAACCCACCTCTTTACCTTCTACTTTCTCTATCTCATTCATACACTTTTACAAGGATTTTTTTGGGGGTGTTGATGGTGAGGAGTTTATCGGTTCGTTTTTATTCTGCTCTTTTGATTGTGGGGCTTGTGATGATTTTTCTATTAGCGCCTGGAGCTTCTCGTGTAATGGAAGTGAGTGGCGTCTGGCCTTCTCCGGGGATTATTTATAAAGGCAATCAGGGAACTGCACTTACGTTTAATGTGACGATTGGTGATGAATCTGTCAGCTGGCTGCTGGGTGATTTAAAAGAGAAGGGTATTCAAAAAGCTACATTCTTTCTTGATCCTGCCTGGGTGGACCGCCATGCTGATTTAACGGAAGAGCTGTTGACTTCCGGATATGATATTGGCATTTATGATCTTCATCCAGGAAGATATGAAAAGATGACGGAGTCTGAGATGGATCGCCACATTTCAAACCTGCTGTCTTTTTTTAAGGAGCAGGAACTTCAGCCTGCTTATTACCGGACTAAGGGCGAGCTTCTCTCCCCCGCTGTTGTGAAAAGGCTGAGGGCGCAGGAACTGTTAGTGGTTGATTATCTAATAGATGAAAATGGGTTAACTGAGAAAGATACTTCTGTTGACGGGGCTGTAGTGGCTCTTGATCTGGTTAATAATCAGGATAAGATGCAGGAAAGCTGGGGTAAGTGGTATCGCGCGCTAACCGCTACGAAGGAACTTAAGTATGTTTCTATCCTTGAGCTGCTTGCATCTTCTGATAGTAAAATAAAGTTATTAGAGTGATAAATTTTTTCTTTACCCTTTTGAGAAATAATTAAACTGAAAAGTGATCCAAATACAGTTCTTTTTCGTTAGCTGTGCAGAGAATTGTTTTAATGACGGTTGTTTAGTACGATTAATGAACAAACGTCGAATTAAAGGAGTATGCTATGTCGCAGCAATTAACGGATATTGATTTGTATCACAAGGTTGTGCACGAGCAGGATGCCCAGGCTTTGCGCCAGCTTTACCAGAAGTATGAAAAGCTTATTTATTCATTCTCATATAAAATGACGCAGGATCAGGAAGTAGCTGAAGAGGCCATTCAAGAAGTGTTTCTTAAGTTATGGAAGAAACATGCACCTTATGATCAGTCTAAAGGGAAGTTTTCTTCGTGGCTCTTAACGATGACCCGAAACACTTGTCTGGATGCACTGCGCAAGCGAAACCGTCATGAAACGGTTGAGTATATTGAGAAAGATACATTAAGAGTGTCGGAGGAAACACCGGCAGATATTTTAGAATGGAAAGAAAGAGGTTCAGCAATACAGGAATGTATGAGTGCATTGAAAGAAGAACAGCAGCAGATTGTTCAGTTGTTTTATTTCAACGGGTTAACCCAGCAGGCGATTTCTAAGAAAACCGATACGCCGCTCGGAACGATTAAAGGTCGGATCCGCCTTGCACTTAAGCATTTGAAGGCTTGCCTCAAAGGGAAAGGAGGACATGAGGATGACTCAGCAGTGTGACCACGTGCTCGATTATTATAATCAGCATTTGGATGATATTGAAAAAGCAGCTTTTGAAAAGCATCTGTCTGAGTGTGCAGACTGCCAGGAAATTCTTGCAGACCTCAAGTCACTCGAAGATACGCTTCCCTATGCAGCTGATCCGGTTGAACCGCCAGCAGGAATGGAAGAACGGATTTTTGCAAAGATAGAGACTGCTGATCGCCCTGAACCAGTAAAACCAGCTCCCCTTCGCCCTTCTAAGAAGAAGCGGCAGTGGATGCTGCCATCAATTGCTGCACTTCTGGCAATTTCACTGTTCGGAAATGCTTACTTGTTTACCCAATTGTCAGATGAAGCCGATATTGTACAACAGGCGACGATTGATCAGGTACTTCAATACGCTGAGCTTGCACCGACAGCTGGAGATGCGAGTGGTACGGCAAGTATTATTGAGCAGGGTGAAGAAAAGAGACTGGTTGTACAGGCATCGAATCTTGCTGCCTTATCTGAGGAAGAAGTGTATCAGGTCTGGCTATTACAGGACGGACAGCCTGAGCGCGCCGGTACTTTCGTGATCGATAATGAAGGAAGAGGCTCTGTGATTTTCACGTTAAATGAAGAATACGCAGAACGTGACTGGGATACAGTTGCTGTTTCACTGGAACCGGATGCGAATAGCGAGCTTCCGGAGGGTGAGATTATTCTTGCTTCAGAGATTTAAGGTTTATATAGAAGGAAGCACCAGGCTGATTAAACAGTCTGGTGCTTCTTTTTTAGTTTATTCTGCAGTATTTTACACAGGCGGCTGCTGCCCCTCCCTGCGTTCCAATTAACACTGCCTAAACACATTAATAGACTGAATCGAGAAAAGCTTTCTCCCCTTCAAAATCCTTTTATACCAACGCTTTTAACCGCATCAAATATTCTTTTTCAAAAAAGTTTTTAAAAAAGTGATCCAAATCTGATCTCTCTTCGTTAGCTGTTCGAAATCAAATCACAATACAAAAAGGAGAGAATTAACCATGAAATTGAAAAAGAGTATGTTCGTTGTTCCAATGAGCCTTATGTTACTTATGCCAACAGCCGCACTTGCTGAGGATCACGGAGACCACTCAGGCAAAGCTGAATCCGGTATGGAGATGGGTACTGCGACTCCAGCTGCTGAGCTTCGTATTACGCTGGACACTGCTTTAACGGAGCATGCATTCCTTGCAATTGAAGCAATGCGCAAAGGCGTTGACGGCGCTGAAGATTTTGATCAGGCCGCTGCTGCGCTGACAGCGAACTCAGATGATATCGCTGCTGCTGTATCTTCTGTATACGGAGAAGAGAATGGTGCAGCGTTCCTTGAAATCTGGAACTCTCACATCGGTTATTTTGTTGATTATGTAACAGCGACTGCCGAAGGAAATCAGGAAGGTATTGATCAGGCGCTTGCTGAACTTGAAGAGTATAAGAAAGAACAGGCTGCATTCTTTGCGACTGCAACAGAAGACCGCCTCCCTGCCGATGCACTTGAAGAAGGACTTCAAATGCACATTGATCAGCTACTGATGGCATTTGACGCATACGCTGAAGGTGATTTTGAAACAGCTTATACAAATGAGCGTGAGGCAATTCATCACATGAGTATGTTCGCTGAGCAGCTTTCTGTTGCAATTGCTGACCAGTTCCCGGATCAGTTTGAAAACACAAATCCTGATACACCGGCAATTGATCTTCGTGCACAATTGAATTATGTATTTACCGAGCACGCTGGACTTGCTGCAATGGCAATGCAGGATGGCGCAGATGGTGCTGAAAGCTTCGACCAGGCTGCGGGCGCTTTGACTGCTAATGCCGATGACCTGTCAGCTGCTGTTGCTTCTGTCTATGGTGAAGATGCTGGCGATCAGTTCTCTGAGATCTGGAATTCTCATATCGGTTATTTCGTAGATTATGTTGTAGCAACCGGTGAAGGTGATACTGAAGGTCAAGAAGCTGCAAAAGCAGAGCTTGACGGCTACATTGTTGAGCAGGCTGCATTCCTTGAGACAGCAACAGAAGAACGTCTATCTGCTGAAGATCTTGAAGCAGGTTTGACAGCACACGTTGAACAATTATTAACAGCTTTT
The sequence above is a segment of the Jeotgalibacillus haloalkalitolerans genome. Coding sequences within it:
- a CDS encoding copper amine oxidase translates to MKLKKSMFVVPMSLMLLMPTAALAEDHGDHSGKAESGMEMGTATPAAELRITLDTALTEHAFLAIEAMRKGVDGAEDFDQAAAALTANSDDIAAAVSSVYGEENGAAFLEIWNSHIGYFVDYVTATAEGNQEGIDQALAELEEYKKEQAAFFATATEDRLPADALEEGLQMHIDQLLMAFDAYAEGDFETAYTNEREAIHHMSMFAEQLSVAIADQFPDQFENTNPDTPAIDLRAQLNYVFTEHAGLAAMAMQDGADGAESFDQAAGALTANADDLSAAVASVYGEDAGDQFSEIWNSHIGYFVDYVVATGEGDTEGQEAAKAELDGYIVEQAAFLETATEERLSAEDLEAGLTAHVEQLLTAFDSYVAGDYETAYSSIREAWAHMTMPAAGLSAAITDQFPEQFGHEMPEEMPNTGMGGSADENGFPIGYLIALLFVMLGGSAIAVRKFASDNK
- a CDS encoding RNA polymerase sigma factor, with product MSQQLTDIDLYHKVVHEQDAQALRQLYQKYEKLIYSFSYKMTQDQEVAEEAIQEVFLKLWKKHAPYDQSKGKFSSWLLTMTRNTCLDALRKRNRHETVEYIEKDTLRVSEETPADILEWKERGSAIQECMSALKEEQQQIVQLFYFNGLTQQAISKKTDTPLGTIKGRIRLALKHLKACLKGKGGHEDDSAV
- a CDS encoding anti-sigma factor, which produces MTQQCDHVLDYYNQHLDDIEKAAFEKHLSECADCQEILADLKSLEDTLPYAADPVEPPAGMEERIFAKIETADRPEPVKPAPLRPSKKKRQWMLPSIAALLAISLFGNAYLFTQLSDEADIVQQATIDQVLQYAELAPTAGDASGTASIIEQGEEKRLVVQASNLAALSEEEVYQVWLLQDGQPERAGTFVIDNEGRGSVIFTLNEEYAERDWDTVAVSLEPDANSELPEGEIILASEI